Proteins from one Entomospira culicis genomic window:
- a CDS encoding type I restriction endonuclease, with translation MGFSEDLYALGKKYQEYEEAGGKEGIMKVLPHEEAVKAAIIRPFIKVLGYDTANPLEVMPEYTADTPDKKGEKVDFAIMHNFSPILLIECKKADANLGKHSGQLYRYFSTEKAKFALLTNGKEYRFFSDLDEDNKMDTGHFLLADITKLNDDVINDLKRFRKDAFNQDELIEYAERSKYLALLKEKIKNDFENPEKDFVSILYTRIKGPKVTDKRLPGYTELVKTAWIQLLNENFNARIARATMPDTDPIQGSTTEKKGIETTEEELAFYKKVVNLLKDEVSAKDIAYRDAVGQFSILWQDNRRQPIVHFISESSSAYNGEKSITLFPINKETGEKTDSKMTIKSINDIKHHKETMLETIQFYQK, from the coding sequence ATGGGATTTAGTGAAGATTTATATGCGCTAGGCAAAAAATACCAAGAGTACGAAGAAGCCGGTGGAAAAGAGGGTATTATGAAAGTTTTACCTCACGAGGAAGCCGTAAAAGCGGCAATTATTCGCCCCTTTATCAAAGTATTAGGCTACGATACTGCAAATCCTCTGGAGGTAATGCCCGAGTACACGGCGGATACTCCAGATAAAAAAGGAGAGAAAGTTGACTTTGCTATTATGCATAATTTCTCTCCAATTTTGTTAATAGAATGTAAAAAAGCAGATGCCAACCTTGGCAAACATAGTGGTCAATTATATCGCTACTTCTCAACAGAAAAAGCAAAATTTGCGTTACTAACAAATGGTAAGGAATATCGTTTTTTTAGTGATTTAGATGAAGATAACAAAATGGATACTGGGCATTTTTTACTCGCTGATATCACAAAGCTCAACGATGATGTGATCAATGATCTTAAACGATTTCGTAAAGATGCCTTTAATCAGGATGAACTCATCGAGTATGCCGAGCGCTCTAAATATCTTGCCTTGCTCAAAGAAAAAATTAAAAATGACTTTGAGAATCCAGAAAAGGATTTTGTCTCTATTCTCTACACGAGAATTAAAGGCCCCAAGGTTACAGACAAGCGCCTACCAGGTTATACGGAGCTAGTGAAAACGGCATGGATTCAATTGTTGAATGAAAATTTTAATGCTCGTATCGCGAGGGCTACCATGCCCGACACTGATCCAATTCAAGGATCTACAACCGAAAAAAAGGGTATTGAAACCACTGAAGAAGAGTTAGCTTTCTATAAAAAAGTTGTCAACTTACTTAAAGACGAAGTAAGTGCAAAAGATATTGCATACCGCGATGCTGTAGGACAATTTTCTATTTTATGGCAAGATAACCGTAGACAGCCGATAGTCCATTTCATATCCGAAAGTTCATCCGCATATAACGGGGAGAAAAGTATCACTCTTTTCCCCATTAATAAAGAAACTGGGGAAAAAACAGACTCTAAAATGACTATCAAGTCTATCAACGATATCAAGCACCACAAAGAAACAATGCTTGAGACTATTCAATTTTACCAAAAGTAA
- the aspS gene encoding aspartate--tRNA ligase: protein MHFSQRTHTIAQLNQSLVGQTITLNGWVHRLRDQGSLIFINLRDRYGIAQCLLEDNAPQDVKTLAKSLHNEYCIAITGTVQARPDAMINTNMAGGDIEIIVTSIEILNTSLTPPFIISEDASPAKEDLRLKYRYLDMRSGRMQRNLRIRHEVNLSIRNTLSKMDFYEIETPLLIKSTPEGARDYVVPSRIYPNQFFALPQSPQIHKQILMVGGYDRYFQIARCFRDEDPRGDRQPEFTQIDIEMSFVQRDDVLQMAEHLFSTVMQDVLNYQVATPFPRFSYHESMNRFGCDKPDIRFALELEDATKFVQASEATFMHEALKDAKNSAKMLRIAHYAPTMSRKVASELENIAKKAGLSGLAWLKVTDTGFEGGASKFFANTFADLTKEFSLQPDEVVLIAVGDWAKVCTALGNIRTKLGNELNLIDKSQFAFCWVVDFPLFAFDEERQMWQPMHHMFSSPQDRFIENFEKNPAEVLGDLYDLVLNGYELASGSIRIHDRTIQERIFALIGYAKEVAAERFGFMLDAFEYGAPPHGGVAAGIDRLVMLMCGEETIREVIAYPKNTAGFAPLEEAPAPLEETQLEELHLILKKPN, encoded by the coding sequence ATGCACTTTAGCCAACGCACGCATACCATCGCCCAGCTTAATCAATCGCTAGTCGGGCAAACCATTACCCTTAATGGATGGGTTCACCGTCTACGCGACCAAGGGTCGCTTATTTTTATCAACTTGCGCGATCGCTACGGCATCGCCCAGTGTCTACTGGAGGATAACGCTCCGCAAGATGTCAAAACCCTCGCTAAAAGCCTGCACAATGAGTATTGTATCGCCATTACCGGCACTGTACAGGCGCGCCCCGATGCCATGATCAATACCAACATGGCTGGTGGCGATATAGAGATTATCGTAACATCCATCGAAATTCTCAATACCTCCCTCACGCCTCCCTTCATTATTAGCGAAGATGCCAGCCCCGCCAAGGAAGATCTACGCTTAAAGTATCGCTATTTAGATATGCGATCGGGGCGCATGCAACGCAATTTACGCATTCGTCATGAGGTGAATCTCTCGATCCGCAATACGCTAAGCAAGATGGATTTTTACGAAATCGAGACGCCCCTCCTCATCAAGAGCACTCCAGAGGGCGCGCGCGACTACGTGGTGCCTAGCCGTATCTACCCCAATCAATTTTTCGCTCTACCCCAAAGCCCGCAGATCCATAAGCAAATCTTGATGGTTGGCGGTTACGATCGCTACTTTCAGATTGCCCGTTGTTTCCGCGATGAAGATCCTCGTGGCGACCGTCAACCTGAATTTACCCAAATTGATATCGAAATGAGCTTCGTTCAACGCGACGACGTTCTCCAGATGGCAGAACATCTCTTTAGCACCGTCATGCAAGATGTCTTAAACTATCAGGTTGCCACGCCTTTCCCGCGCTTTAGCTATCATGAGTCGATGAACCGCTTTGGTTGCGACAAGCCCGATATTCGCTTTGCCCTAGAGCTTGAGGATGCTACCAAGTTTGTCCAAGCCAGCGAGGCTACCTTTATGCACGAGGCGCTTAAAGATGCCAAAAATAGCGCAAAAATGTTACGCATCGCCCACTATGCCCCCACCATGAGCCGTAAAGTGGCCAGCGAACTCGAAAATATCGCAAAAAAGGCTGGGCTATCTGGGCTTGCTTGGCTCAAAGTTACCGACACTGGCTTTGAAGGCGGTGCATCGAAGTTCTTTGCCAACACATTTGCCGATCTCACAAAAGAATTTTCTCTTCAACCTGACGAAGTGGTGCTTATCGCCGTGGGTGATTGGGCAAAGGTCTGTACGGCATTGGGTAACATCCGCACCAAGCTCGGCAACGAACTTAACCTCATCGATAAGAGCCAGTTCGCCTTCTGCTGGGTGGTAGACTTTCCCCTCTTTGCGTTTGATGAAGAGCGTCAAATGTGGCAACCCATGCACCACATGTTCTCCAGTCCCCAAGATCGCTTCATAGAAAACTTTGAGAAGAATCCTGCGGAAGTCTTGGGCGACCTCTACGACCTTGTCCTCAATGGCTATGAATTGGCATCAGGGTCTATCCGTATCCACGACCGTACCATTCAAGAGCGCATCTTCGCCCTTATCGGCTACGCCAAAGAGGTGGCTGCCGAGCGCTTTGGCTTTATGCTCGATGCCTTTGAGTATGGTGCGCCCCCCCATGGTGGGGTGGCTGCCGGTATCGACCGCCTTGTCATGTTAATGTGTGGCGAAGAGACCATTCGTGAAGTCATTGCGTATCCTAAGAATACCGCCGGCTTTGCCCCACTAGAGGAAGCACCCGCCCCCCTCGAAGAGACACAGTTGGAAGAGCTCCATCTTATCTTGAAAAAACCTAATTAA
- a CDS encoding HPr family phosphocarrier protein, producing MISKTITITSPIGLHSRLAAGFVEQAKRFHSEIKMQRGEIFCNAKEFLKVLKLSVTQDSQVTLWVEGDDEEDALAQLSHYLETLTDQEIPMLDDDEAALLLQNAKKS from the coding sequence ATGATATCAAAAACCATCACTATTACCAGCCCCATCGGGCTACACTCGCGTTTGGCAGCCGGCTTTGTGGAGCAAGCAAAGCGATTTCACTCGGAAATCAAAATGCAACGAGGCGAAATTTTTTGCAATGCCAAAGAATTTTTAAAGGTTCTCAAGCTTAGCGTTACCCAAGATAGCCAAGTTACGCTCTGGGTAGAGGGCGATGACGAAGAGGACGCATTGGCACAGCTGAGCCACTACCTAGAGACCCTCACTGACCAAGAGATACCCATGCTCGACGACGACGAAGCGGCACTTCTACTACAAAATGCAAAAAAATCATAG
- a CDS encoding S41 family peptidase, with the protein MNPKKQESPLRFSNEQILFLSIIAVLLVVILLLGITITRNEFAFKPASTLEERRRERQVKKFETVYNYILATYVEEVDDYELLSAALLGMANYLNDPYADYALNEDAMHLQESVQGDYGGIGLELRYLHANSSVVVVSTIYDNGVAKRAGAMVGDHLLMINGQPITGKSLDEITYLLRGAVGSQLELSLLRDEQLLSLRMKREKVEVPTVFFDFIDEGLGYVKITQFTPKTAQALEHALLSLNRKGLRHLILDLRDNQGGELESAIHASDLFLSEGTIVETRSRAKAQTRLYKANSAISIASDVPIVILINQNTASAAEVMAGALQDLGRATIYGRGSYGKSSVQAVLVLDSQPSEYFTLTVAHYYTASGRNISVDGIIPDYRIPSPFPLTQGQVNAYNQLILEPSYQALLSSLDEEEFDLNVVRLAREWLLPVDFLLWDIRYKQALQELPQPLYHLTYDYALATVVKTLQSAP; encoded by the coding sequence ATGAATCCAAAGAAACAAGAGTCACCGTTACGTTTTAGTAATGAACAAATTCTTTTCCTCTCGATTATCGCCGTACTGCTGGTTGTGATTCTGCTTTTGGGCATTACCATTACTCGCAATGAGTTTGCCTTTAAGCCTGCCTCCACACTAGAGGAGCGCCGTCGTGAGCGACAGGTGAAGAAATTTGAAACTGTCTATAATTATATCCTTGCTACCTACGTGGAAGAGGTGGATGATTACGAGCTCTTATCGGCTGCGCTCTTGGGCATGGCAAACTATCTTAACGATCCATACGCTGATTACGCTCTCAATGAGGATGCCATGCATCTGCAAGAGAGCGTGCAAGGTGATTATGGTGGCATTGGTTTGGAGCTTCGCTATCTTCACGCTAACTCCAGTGTCGTGGTGGTCTCTACTATTTACGACAACGGCGTTGCTAAGCGCGCTGGCGCTATGGTGGGTGATCACCTCCTTATGATTAATGGTCAGCCGATCACGGGCAAGAGCCTTGATGAGATAACCTACCTCTTGCGTGGGGCGGTGGGCAGTCAGCTGGAGCTTTCGCTTTTACGCGATGAGCAACTACTCTCCTTACGCATGAAGCGCGAGAAGGTAGAAGTGCCTACGGTCTTTTTTGATTTTATTGATGAGGGGTTGGGCTATGTTAAAATCACCCAATTTACACCCAAAACCGCGCAAGCATTGGAACACGCGCTTCTATCGCTTAACCGCAAAGGTCTGCGCCACTTGATTCTCGATTTACGGGACAATCAGGGCGGGGAGCTTGAATCTGCCATCCATGCTAGCGATCTCTTTTTATCAGAAGGCACAATCGTGGAGACCCGTTCACGTGCCAAAGCGCAGACGCGTCTTTATAAGGCAAATAGCGCCATCTCGATTGCCTCTGATGTGCCGATTGTGATCCTTATCAATCAAAATACTGCCTCTGCTGCCGAGGTTATGGCTGGCGCTTTACAAGATTTAGGACGAGCAACCATTTATGGTCGAGGTAGTTATGGGAAGTCGAGCGTGCAGGCAGTTTTGGTTTTGGATAGCCAACCTAGCGAGTACTTCACCTTAACCGTTGCGCATTACTATACGGCCAGCGGGCGCAACATCAGCGTAGATGGCATTATTCCCGACTATCGCATCCCATCGCCCTTTCCCCTTACTCAAGGGCAAGTCAATGCCTATAATCAATTGATCTTAGAGCCTAGCTATCAGGCGCTTTTGAGCTCCTTAGATGAGGAGGAGTTTGATCTCAATGTGGTGAGATTAGCGCGAGAGTGGCTTCTCCCTGTAGACTTCTTGCTGTGGGATATTCGCTATAAACAGGCGCTACAGGAACTTCCTCAACCGCTTTATCATCTTACTTATGACTACGCGCTTGCCACGGTTGTAAAGACGCTACAGAGTGCGCCTTAA
- a CDS encoding RsmE family RNA methyltransferase: MRLLWIEKPLVVGEPLLLDEVHVRHLRDVLRMRVGAKLQARSPYLPYHLAEIVVTRIEKRSLEVEVLQIQAIMPPAVEITLVQSYPKASKFDDILRMAIEAGVSAVRPVISEHSDFKERGQKTERWGRIAREAIEQSGNLVYNKIEQVCLLGELLQRADDALEIVCHPASAPTLEQDLLVLSVQQLQSAKQIRIFVGPEGGFSLQEVEAFLARGAYFYHFGETILRTEHAGLYALGAINTLLRYKGV; this comes from the coding sequence ATGCGTTTGCTTTGGATAGAGAAGCCGTTGGTTGTTGGCGAGCCTCTTCTACTGGATGAAGTGCACGTGCGTCATTTGCGCGATGTTTTGCGTATGCGTGTGGGTGCGAAGTTACAAGCGCGATCGCCTTATCTTCCTTATCATCTTGCCGAAATTGTGGTAACTAGAATCGAGAAGCGTAGCCTTGAGGTAGAGGTACTTCAGATTCAGGCAATTATGCCACCTGCTGTGGAGATTACGTTGGTTCAATCCTATCCTAAGGCGAGCAAATTCGACGACATCTTACGCATGGCAATTGAGGCGGGGGTGAGCGCGGTCAGACCTGTCATCTCCGAACATAGCGACTTTAAAGAGCGTGGACAAAAAACCGAGCGTTGGGGACGAATTGCCCGCGAGGCTATTGAGCAATCGGGCAACTTAGTATACAATAAGATAGAGCAAGTTTGCTTATTGGGGGAGCTTTTGCAGAGAGCAGATGATGCATTAGAGATCGTCTGTCATCCAGCAAGTGCGCCAACGTTAGAGCAAGATCTCTTGGTGTTATCTGTACAACAGTTGCAATCGGCAAAGCAGATACGTATTTTTGTTGGGCCAGAGGGGGGCTTCTCTTTGCAGGAGGTGGAGGCGTTCCTTGCGCGCGGGGCATATTTTTATCATTTTGGTGAGACCATTTTGCGCACCGAGCATGCAGGGCTTTATGCTTTAGGGGCTATCAATACATTATTGCGGTATAAAGGGGTATAA
- a CDS encoding WecB/TagA/CpsF family glycosyltransferase — protein sequence MEQRGRRRLRLLGVPVDTFDSVQELREYVVSLINNGESNQVIFLTHNMLFRARRKRETMQMLEQSALVLPAEPSIIKGLSFVYREALTSLVSIEVVLSILGALEGVRNTSVYVLGGKQKRTVRVYQNLRASYPHMLFVGYHPGGLKAEQEASVIEAIRKASPTLLLTSKGLPKQERWLYHYKNEFKPGITLYCRDCFDVFIGKKKRPMQKELHQRGGFKLSRLLVYPIYGIMLMSNRMKLKRMVVDE from the coding sequence ATGGAACAGAGAGGAAGGCGCAGGCTCAGATTACTGGGTGTGCCAGTAGATACGTTTGACTCGGTGCAAGAGTTGCGCGAATATGTTGTCTCGTTGATTAATAATGGAGAGAGCAATCAAGTAATTTTTTTAACGCATAATATGTTGTTTAGAGCAAGAAGAAAGCGCGAGACCATGCAAATGCTCGAGCAATCAGCTTTGGTATTACCGGCTGAACCCAGTATTATTAAGGGATTATCCTTTGTCTATCGCGAGGCGCTTACCTCTTTGGTTAGCATTGAGGTGGTCTTAAGCATTCTTGGTGCGCTAGAGGGCGTGCGTAATACTAGCGTCTATGTACTGGGTGGCAAGCAGAAGCGTACGGTGCGGGTTTATCAAAATCTTCGGGCAAGCTACCCCCATATGCTCTTTGTGGGCTATCATCCTGGTGGCTTAAAGGCAGAGCAGGAAGCCAGTGTGATTGAGGCTATCCGTAAGGCCTCGCCAACGTTACTCCTTACCTCCAAGGGACTTCCCAAGCAGGAGCGTTGGCTCTATCACTATAAAAACGAATTTAAACCGGGGATTACGCTCTATTGTCGCGATTGTTTTGATGTTTTTATTGGTAAGAAGAAGCGTCCTATGCAAAAAGAGTTGCATCAACGAGGTGGATTTAAGCTCTCACGGTTATTGGTCTATCCTATTTACGGTATCATGTTGATGAGTAATCGTATGAAGCTAAAGAGGATGGTTGTAGATGAATAG
- the ptsP gene encoding phosphoenolpyruvate--protein phosphotransferase, translated as MIFLAPATGKVLPIKDAPDPVFANKMLGDGIIIVPDGKKGEVCSPISGTIKTLNPSLHAFTIEDFQTGLEVLVHIGVDTVSLQGKGFKTKRIKEGSVVKAGQPLIVVNYDLIRSRQLSDYIMIIVINRPKAVVKDLSNGSVKAESPLFSIEESAALAQQESATSDAPLVTSDWIVVKNPTGLHARPTARLVNLAQQVTGSVVIEHEKGKSADGKSTTAIMGLGVASGDKIRIQAPSEADFKPMIDAINAGLGEDISGFGGASKTNTAPAHKEEPALVKQDFDTSQQAIKTSGESKLSLHIASPGLAIGNAFILKHEDLGLEPNIIGSVEEEVQFLRNALKKSEANIQAEMAEADSEGKEILEAHLAFLTDPSFVDETEELIATGKNAAWSWHQITEKNAKELAASENEYLAARAADVKDVARRVLTLILGDDEQVVYPENAIVLTEEFFPSDIGRMTANVIGTTTILGTPTGHAAIMMRNRGIPSLYGAPKSLTSIKNGTTIIIDAQKGELIVDPSPETLNRYKDEATKSAQIREQNLANAHQPATTTDRHTVQISGNISDVSEAKIAIERGAEGFGLVRSEFLFHDRAKAPSEEEQIAIYQPILDVTGEGHHAVVRLLDAGGDKPISYVRAAPEENPLLGIRGVRLFIDNEDLLRTQLRALLKCKPYNKLHIMIPMIAVMKEVDMVREIMHDEAKKLGINTNDLPKLGIMAETPAVCAMSEQFARHVDFFSVGSNDLTQYTMAMDRTHSRLASEASAANPAVLHQIRLLCEGAKKHNTHVAVCGGAASDPITAAVFIGLGVDELACSGVSVPQIKALMRKHSLKELQAVAQKALACETEEEVKHVVTQALQL; from the coding sequence ATGATTTTTTTAGCACCCGCAACCGGTAAAGTTTTACCTATCAAAGACGCTCCCGACCCTGTTTTTGCCAACAAAATGCTTGGCGATGGCATCATTATTGTGCCCGATGGCAAGAAAGGCGAAGTCTGCTCTCCCATTAGTGGCACCATCAAGACGCTCAATCCCAGCCTGCACGCCTTCACCATCGAAGACTTTCAAACAGGCCTTGAGGTTCTCGTACACATCGGTGTCGACACCGTCTCGCTTCAGGGTAAAGGCTTTAAAACCAAACGCATCAAAGAGGGTTCGGTCGTCAAGGCAGGACAACCGCTCATTGTCGTAAACTACGATCTCATTCGCTCGCGTCAACTCTCCGACTACATCATGATCATTGTCATCAATCGCCCCAAAGCTGTCGTTAAAGATCTCTCTAATGGCTCGGTCAAAGCAGAAAGTCCGCTCTTCTCCATCGAAGAATCGGCCGCCCTCGCCCAACAGGAGAGTGCGACTAGCGATGCGCCATTGGTAACTTCCGACTGGATTGTCGTCAAAAATCCTACGGGTCTACACGCGCGCCCCACCGCTCGTTTGGTCAATCTCGCCCAGCAAGTAACGGGATCGGTCGTCATCGAGCATGAAAAAGGCAAATCTGCCGACGGGAAATCAACCACCGCCATCATGGGCTTAGGCGTTGCATCGGGCGATAAAATCCGTATCCAAGCTCCCAGTGAAGCTGATTTTAAACCAATGATTGATGCAATCAATGCAGGTCTTGGTGAAGATATTAGTGGTTTTGGCGGCGCATCTAAAACCAACACCGCGCCTGCACACAAAGAAGAGCCCGCGCTCGTCAAGCAAGACTTTGACACCAGCCAACAAGCGATCAAAACCTCAGGCGAGAGTAAATTATCGCTACACATCGCCAGCCCAGGTCTTGCCATCGGCAATGCCTTTATCCTCAAGCACGAAGATTTAGGGCTTGAGCCAAATATCATCGGCTCGGTGGAGGAAGAGGTTCAATTTTTACGCAATGCACTAAAAAAATCAGAAGCAAATATTCAAGCCGAAATGGCAGAAGCCGACAGCGAAGGCAAAGAGATCCTCGAAGCGCACCTCGCCTTCCTCACCGATCCCTCTTTTGTCGATGAGACCGAAGAGCTTATCGCTACGGGAAAAAATGCCGCTTGGAGTTGGCATCAAATTACCGAGAAGAACGCCAAAGAGCTCGCCGCCAGCGAAAACGAGTACTTGGCCGCCCGTGCTGCCGATGTAAAGGATGTCGCTAGACGCGTGCTCACCCTTATTCTTGGTGATGACGAGCAAGTGGTCTATCCAGAGAATGCCATCGTCCTCACCGAAGAGTTCTTCCCCAGCGATATCGGTCGTATGACCGCCAACGTCATCGGCACCACCACCATCCTTGGTACGCCCACCGGTCATGCTGCCATCATGATGCGTAACCGTGGTATTCCTAGCCTTTATGGTGCGCCCAAGAGCCTCACCTCGATTAAAAATGGCACAACCATCATCATCGATGCGCAAAAGGGCGAGCTCATTGTCGATCCATCCCCAGAAACGCTGAATCGCTACAAAGACGAGGCCACCAAGAGCGCGCAAATCCGTGAGCAAAATCTTGCGAATGCGCACCAACCAGCTACCACCACCGACAGACATACCGTCCAAATTTCGGGTAATATCTCCGACGTATCCGAAGCGAAAATTGCTATCGAGCGCGGAGCTGAAGGCTTTGGACTCGTGCGCAGTGAGTTTCTCTTTCACGATCGCGCCAAAGCTCCCTCCGAAGAAGAGCAGATCGCTATCTACCAACCCATCCTCGATGTTACGGGTGAAGGTCATCACGCGGTAGTTCGCCTGCTCGATGCTGGTGGCGATAAGCCCATCTCCTATGTACGCGCCGCTCCTGAGGAGAATCCGCTCCTTGGTATTCGTGGCGTACGCCTCTTTATCGATAATGAAGATCTCCTTCGCACCCAACTTCGCGCGTTACTCAAGTGTAAACCCTACAATAAATTACACATCATGATTCCAATGATTGCCGTCATGAAAGAGGTAGACATGGTGCGTGAAATTATGCACGATGAGGCAAAAAAACTCGGCATCAACACAAACGATTTACCTAAGCTTGGTATCATGGCGGAAACTCCTGCCGTCTGTGCGATGAGCGAGCAATTCGCCCGTCATGTCGACTTCTTTAGTGTGGGAAGCAACGACCTCACCCAATACACCATGGCGATGGATCGCACCCACTCACGCCTTGCCTCCGAGGCGAGCGCCGCAAACCCTGCGGTTCTGCACCAAATCCGCCTCTTATGCGAAGGTGCGAAAAAGCATAATACGCATGTCGCCGTCTGTGGAGGAGCTGCCTCTGACCCCATCACCGCGGCCGTTTTTATTGGTCTTGGTGTCGATGAGCTAGCCTGTTCGGGCGTATCAGTGCCACAAATCAAGGCGCTCATGCGCAAACACTCCCTCAAAGAGCTACAGGCCGTGGCGCAAAAAGCCCTCGCCTGTGAGACCGAAGAGGAAGTCAAACACGTGGTTACCCAAGCCCTTCAACTCTAA
- a CDS encoding PTS sugar transporter subunit IIA translates to MKSVYAPVSGKALALEDTVDPVFSEKMLGDGYAIEPDKQAKIIHSPVTGRIAVVNGQNHALAITSEDGLDVLVHVGVDTVDLNGEGFKMLCKAGENVEVGQPLMEVDFKYIKAYATDNTVFVIITNTTKEMVFAPTPYRTVTHQDLLYSVR, encoded by the coding sequence ATGAAATCAGTGTATGCACCTGTCAGTGGTAAGGCCTTAGCGCTAGAAGATACCGTTGACCCCGTTTTTTCCGAAAAGATGTTAGGTGATGGTTACGCCATTGAACCCGATAAACAAGCAAAGATCATTCACTCCCCCGTAACCGGACGCATCGCCGTAGTTAATGGGCAAAATCACGCACTTGCCATCACCTCCGAAGATGGCTTGGATGTCTTAGTACATGTGGGCGTTGATACTGTCGATCTCAACGGCGAGGGCTTCAAAATGCTCTGCAAAGCCGGGGAGAATGTAGAGGTCGGGCAACCCCTTATGGAGGTAGATTTTAAATACATCAAAGCCTACGCCACCGACAACACCGTCTTTGTCATCATCACCAACACCACCAAAGAGATGGTCTTTGCCCCCACGCCCTACCGTACCGTAACTCATCAAGATCTCCTCTACAGCGTACGTTAA
- a CDS encoding PTS sugar transporter subunit IIA: MKRAVYAPVSGRPVALEDGTDVAFAEKLLGDGYAIKPGSLAKIIHSPVEGKIAVINSHLHAVAITSNDGLDILVHVGVDTVELNGEGFRILCKVGQKVSVGDPLIKADFAYIRAYATDDMVSVIVTNTSDTMVFTPASHREGVKSGDLLFTVE, from the coding sequence ATGAAAAGAGCCGTTTATGCGCCCGTCAGTGGTCGTCCGGTTGCTCTGGAGGATGGCACCGATGTTGCCTTTGCCGAGAAGCTCCTTGGCGATGGCTACGCCATCAAACCTGGGAGTTTGGCAAAAATTATCCACTCCCCTGTGGAGGGAAAGATCGCCGTCATCAACTCTCACTTACACGCCGTAGCCATCACCTCTAATGATGGGTTGGACATTTTAGTACACGTGGGGGTAGATACCGTCGAACTTAATGGCGAAGGATTTCGCATCCTATGTAAAGTGGGGCAAAAGGTTTCGGTAGGAGATCCGCTCATTAAGGCAGATTTTGCCTACATCCGTGCCTACGCCACCGACGATATGGTCTCGGTTATCGTTACCAACACCAGCGATACGATGGTCTTTACGCCCGCGTCTCATCGAGAGGGAGTAAAATCTGGCGATCTATTATTTACTGTGGAATAA